TTGGCACCTGATGAATATGTATCTTGTGATGATTTTACGATTAATATAGATGATAATGAACTGTATATCTTTGATTCTTTACAGAATAAGATATATAGGTATGATATTTCTTCAGGTAAGTTTAAAGGAGGAATTCTTATGGATAAGAATATTCATTTTAATTACATTGCTTATAATAGTGGATGCTTATATGGAGCACAGACTTTTTTTCAACCTTCAAAAGAAGATAGATACTATTTACTACAGCAAGTAGATGTCAAGTCAGGGGAAAGAATTGCACAATGGATGGATGCATCAGAGTATAATAAAGGGTGGAATGATGAACTTATTCATGGCAATGTTTTTTATAATATTGGCAAGAATGAAGATTTGTTTATCATGGGTTTAATGGATACTATTATGTCTATTAAAGAACAGAGAATTTCTCCATATATGGCTATTCAAAGTGAGGGGATAGTTTTAAAAAAAGATATATTAGAAGATGAAAAGCTTCTGACTCTTGATCCTCGGGTAAGAAGTCGAAATATTCTTTCTCTAATAAATAGGCTTAACAAACAAGGTAAAATACAGCATATTTCCCATATTTATAAATATAAAGACCAGCTATTTTTTGAATGTATGAGAAAGTCTAATCAACAGGTTCAGCATGATATTAAAAGTGGGAGAACACTTGTTTATGAGAAAACACTAAATGATATATTGTTTACTATTAAGCCTGACTATTCTCATATTCCGATATTTCTTTGTAGTGATTCGTTGGGTGTATATTTTTATGTTACTCCTGAATGTTTTTCTGAGTTGCAGTATTTTGAGAAAGAGAATTATATATCTGATAAACTAAAGAATAAA
The nucleotide sequence above comes from Bacteroides caccae. Encoded proteins:
- a CDS encoding 6-bladed beta-propeller, translating into MSYIAISCLSENKIIDRSSPVLIVNLDSTKVSEFRYSDIFKSVTAIELDEKDALLGGIDKMQIYKSQLFVLDSRSTKGVYIFDRKGTFMRKIGNIGLAPDEYVSCDDFTINIDDNELYIFDSLQNKIYRYDISSGKFKGGILMDKNIHFNYIAYNSGCLYGAQTFFQPSKEDRYYLLQQVDVKSGERIAQWMDASEYNKGWNDELIHGNVFYNIGKNEDLFIMGLMDTIMSIKEQRISPYMAIQSEGIVLKKDILEDEKLLTLDPRVRSRNILSLINRLNKQGKIQHISHIYKYKDQLFFECMRKSNQQVQHDIKSGRTLVYEKTLNDILFTIKPDYSHIPIFLCSDSLGVYFYVTPECFSELQYFEKENYISDKLKNKESIRKLRDESNPLILYYEFK